A stretch of the Duncaniella dubosii genome encodes the following:
- the rpoN gene encoding RNA polymerase factor sigma-54, producing the protein MKGSLRLSLSQKLQQRLSPLQMRFVRLLEMNGLEIEDEVRRELDDNPALEVADTPAIEGDDDFNESAEDLQLADYRDEDEIPSYRFEANNRSADDDFYEPVAVADEGSLGESLTRQLSETDIDARDLQIARYIIGNLDDNGYLTRTLTQILDDLAINAGIDVPMEHLREIVGRVRALDPPGVCAYDLRDCLVLQLRRMPRSDIRDLALEIVEHYFDIFSLRHFDRLASMLDVDRDRLREADELIRSLNPKPGGQIGDSAGDEKSRHIIPDFNVEVDGNVVTLSLVNNVPELTIESSFVSDGNSFISVAGASGEHKAARAFINRKREDATEFIELLRIRQETLYKVMSAIVKLQHDFFISEDESCLRPMILKDVSNETGYDLSVISRATAGKYVATPGGIYPLKFFFNEKVGSDEDASSREILAAIRELIAREDSDHPLSDDALMKLLAERGYDIARRTVAKYRERLSIPVARLRKKI; encoded by the coding sequence ATGAAAGGTTCGCTACGATTATCACTTTCACAGAAATTGCAACAGCGGTTGTCGCCGTTGCAGATGCGTTTCGTACGTCTTCTTGAGATGAACGGATTGGAGATTGAAGACGAAGTTCGTCGTGAACTTGACGATAATCCGGCACTTGAAGTCGCTGATACACCCGCGATTGAAGGAGATGATGATTTCAACGAAAGTGCCGAGGACCTTCAGTTGGCCGATTATCGCGATGAAGACGAGATTCCTTCCTATAGGTTCGAGGCAAACAACCGTTCGGCCGACGATGATTTTTATGAGCCGGTAGCCGTTGCCGACGAAGGTTCGCTTGGAGAGTCACTGACACGTCAGCTTTCAGAAACCGATATTGATGCGCGCGATTTACAGATTGCACGCTACATAATAGGGAATCTTGACGATAACGGATATCTCACGCGGACACTGACACAGATTCTTGACGATCTGGCGATTAATGCCGGAATTGACGTTCCGATGGAGCATTTGCGTGAGATTGTAGGACGAGTGCGTGCGCTTGACCCTCCCGGAGTTTGTGCCTATGACTTGCGCGATTGTCTTGTGTTGCAGTTGCGTCGGATGCCCCGGTCCGACATCCGGGATCTTGCGCTTGAAATCGTGGAGCATTATTTCGATATATTCTCATTGAGACATTTCGACAGGCTCGCATCGATGCTCGATGTCGACCGCGACAGACTTCGTGAGGCAGACGAATTGATTCGCTCTCTTAATCCAAAACCCGGCGGACAGATTGGTGATAGTGCAGGCGATGAAAAATCGCGTCACATAATTCCTGATTTCAATGTCGAGGTCGACGGGAATGTCGTCACACTTTCACTCGTCAACAACGTCCCGGAACTGACAATCGAGAGCAGTTTTGTCAGCGACGGCAACAGTTTCATATCTGTAGCAGGTGCTTCGGGCGAACACAAAGCTGCACGGGCGTTTATAAACCGTAAGCGTGAGGATGCCACTGAATTCATCGAACTTCTCCGTATTCGTCAGGAGACGCTTTACAAGGTCATGTCTGCCATTGTGAAGTTGCAGCATGATTTTTTTATAAGTGAGGATGAGAGCTGTCTGCGTCCCATGATATTAAAGGATGTGTCGAATGAGACCGGCTATGACCTTTCGGTGATTTCACGTGCGACTGCCGGAAAATATGTCGCCACTCCCGGCGGGATATATCCGTTGAAATTTTTCTTCAATGAAAAAGTGGGTTCTGACGAGGATGCGTCCTCTCGCGAAATCCTTGCAGCCATACGTGAGCTTATCGCCCGAGAGGATTCCGACCACCCTCTTAGTGATGATGCTTTGATGAAGCTCCTCGCTGAACGAGGCTACGACATTGCCCGCCGCACGGTGGCTAAATATCGCGAACGCCTCTCTATACCCGTCGCCCGACTGCGAAAGAAAATCTGA
- a CDS encoding phosphatase PAP2 family protein, translating to MKKISEILSAVFSPLLVPTYGMVLAAFLTILRMLPSNLLWTAIGITFVITCLVPVSAIVALYRSGVIKDPALNNRTERFIPYGVVVLCYLGCGFFFYKASAPFWLPMFFAGGALATVISTVVNCWWKISAHAAAMGGLVALVFRIVASHYALFNMNVWLSGVIIVAGLVMTARVYLSRHTLWQVLAGCANGFLCVYLMSMIN from the coding sequence ATGAAGAAAATTTCAGAAATACTGTCAGCGGTGTTTTCTCCGTTACTTGTTCCTACTTACGGAATGGTACTCGCCGCTTTCCTGACGATACTCCGGATGCTGCCGTCAAATCTGCTCTGGACGGCAATAGGCATAACGTTTGTCATAACATGCCTTGTCCCGGTCTCAGCCATCGTGGCTCTTTATCGGAGCGGTGTGATAAAAGATCCCGCACTCAACAACCGTACCGAGCGCTTCATTCCCTATGGAGTGGTTGTGCTCTGCTATCTTGGCTGTGGTTTCTTTTTCTATAAGGCAAGTGCTCCGTTCTGGCTCCCGATGTTTTTTGCCGGCGGAGCTTTGGCAACAGTTATCAGCACGGTTGTGAACTGCTGGTGGAAAATCAGCGCGCATGCAGCCGCTATGGGCGGACTGGTCGCCCTTGTATTCAGAATTGTAGCCTCACATTATGCACTGTTTAATATGAATGTGTGGCTGTCGGGTGTGATAATTGTGGCAGGACTTGTAATGACCGCCCGTGTCTATCTCAGCCGTCACACTCTGTGGCAGGTTCTTGCAGGATGTGCCAATGGCTTCCTGTGTGTCTACCTGATGTCAATGATTAATTAA
- the purE gene encoding 5-(carboxyamino)imidazole ribonucleotide mutase, giving the protein MKPIVSIIMGSTSDLPILKKAADFLNQMEVPFEMNALSAHRTPSEVEEFARGAEGRGIKVIIAAAGMAAALPGVIAAMTPVPVIGIPINSSLDGMDALYSIVQMPPGISVATVGINAGMNAAVMAVQILALADPALAKRYGDYRSTLSQKIVKANEELKTVKYDFKVN; this is encoded by the coding sequence ATGAAACCAATAGTCAGCATCATCATGGGAAGCACAAGCGACCTTCCCATCCTGAAAAAAGCGGCCGACTTTCTCAATCAGATGGAAGTGCCCTTCGAGATGAATGCCCTTTCCGCTCACCGCACGCCCTCTGAAGTCGAAGAGTTTGCCCGTGGAGCTGAAGGCCGTGGAATAAAAGTGATTATAGCCGCCGCCGGAATGGCCGCCGCTCTTCCCGGGGTGATTGCAGCCATGACCCCTGTCCCTGTCATCGGTATTCCTATCAATTCGAGTCTTGACGGCATGGACGCACTCTATTCAATCGTTCAGATGCCTCCGGGTATTTCGGTAGCGACAGTCGGAATAAATGCCGGCATGAATGCGGCAGTCATGGCGGTGCAGATTCTCGCTCTCGCCGATCCGGCGCTTGCAAAACGCTATGGCGATTACCGTTCGACTCTTTCTCAGAAAATAGTCAAGGCTAACGAGGAACTGAAAACCGTAAAATATGACTTCAAGGTCAATTGA
- the ispG gene encoding (E)-4-hydroxy-3-methylbut-2-enyl-diphosphate synthase: protein MRNFNYNRRSTWPVRVGHVEIGGENPIRLQSMTSTSTMDSEGSVAQIRRIVDAGGEIVRLTAQGVREAENLADISSRLRAGGINTPLVADIHFNPRAAFAAASRVEKVRINPGNFVDPGRVFKKIDYTDEEYAAEIVKIEEGLVPLLDICREHSTALRIGVNHGSLSDRIMSRYGDTPAGMVESALEFLRVCLRHDFRDVVISIKASNVGVMVETVRRLVAAMDAEDMHFPLHLGVTEAGDAEDGRIKSAVGIGSLLADGIGDTIRVSLSEEPEFEIPVARAISGFITGLAAGKEVKSQPVPESYNEFSPLRRSSVWSTRQPVVVGLDMKPSDLADAITALAEDGLSDGLREELAADSSRLLILDSKDENAIGHIRSFMFAMMNSGLTNPVIIRRDYSGLSEDNLIIAASIELGSVLLAGFADGLWIESGDMSRERLNEISLAILQATRLRISKTEFISCPGCGRTLYDLQSTLRDIKAATSHLKGLKIGVMGCIVNGPGEMADADYGYVGAAAGKISLYKGKECIEKNIPAADAIERLVALIKENGDWTDKED from the coding sequence ATCAGAAATTTCAATTATAACCGCCGTTCGACATGGCCTGTCAGAGTCGGGCATGTGGAAATCGGCGGTGAAAATCCCATACGCCTTCAGTCCATGACTTCGACCAGCACAATGGACAGTGAAGGGTCGGTTGCCCAGATCAGGCGCATTGTCGACGCCGGTGGCGAGATTGTGCGCCTTACCGCACAGGGTGTCCGTGAAGCGGAGAATCTTGCCGATATTTCCTCACGTCTGCGTGCCGGGGGAATTAACACTCCGCTTGTGGCTGATATTCATTTCAATCCGCGTGCGGCTTTCGCGGCTGCTTCGAGAGTGGAGAAAGTGCGTATCAATCCCGGCAATTTCGTTGATCCCGGACGTGTATTCAAGAAGATTGACTACACCGATGAGGAATATGCGGCCGAGATTGTCAAGATTGAAGAAGGACTCGTGCCTCTGCTCGATATATGCCGTGAACACTCCACTGCATTGCGCATCGGTGTGAACCACGGTTCGCTTTCCGACAGGATTATGAGCCGCTATGGCGACACTCCGGCCGGCATGGTCGAGAGTGCGCTGGAATTCCTACGCGTATGTCTCCGACACGATTTCCGTGATGTGGTGATTTCAATAAAGGCTTCCAACGTCGGTGTTATGGTCGAGACTGTGCGTCGCCTTGTAGCGGCGATGGATGCCGAAGACATGCACTTCCCGCTACATCTCGGTGTCACCGAGGCAGGAGATGCGGAAGACGGACGAATCAAATCGGCTGTCGGTATCGGTTCATTGCTGGCCGACGGCATCGGCGATACCATCCGTGTCTCGCTCAGCGAAGAGCCTGAATTCGAGATTCCGGTGGCACGTGCGATAAGCGGTTTTATCACCGGGCTTGCAGCCGGAAAAGAGGTGAAGTCCCAGCCGGTTCCGGAATCCTATAATGAATTTTCGCCTTTACGCCGGAGCAGTGTGTGGTCCACACGCCAGCCTGTTGTAGTCGGACTCGACATGAAGCCGTCAGACCTCGCGGACGCAATCACTGCATTGGCTGAGGATGGTCTGTCTGACGGACTTCGTGAAGAATTGGCCGCCGATAGCTCACGTCTGCTCATCCTTGACAGCAAGGATGAAAACGCGATAGGACATATCCGTTCGTTCATGTTTGCGATGATGAACAGCGGTCTGACAAATCCGGTCATCATACGCCGTGACTATAGCGGTCTGAGCGAGGACAATCTCATAATCGCCGCTTCTATCGAGCTTGGTTCTGTCCTTCTCGCCGGTTTTGCCGATGGATTGTGGATTGAGTCGGGCGATATGTCCCGCGAACGTCTTAACGAAATCTCGCTTGCCATCCTTCAGGCAACCCGTCTGCGCATTTCGAAGACTGAATTCATATCATGTCCCGGATGCGGACGTACTCTTTATGACCTTCAGTCGACACTGCGCGACATCAAGGCTGCGACATCCCATCTTAAAGGATTGAAAATAGGAGTGATGGGCTGTATCGTAAACGGTCCGGGCGAAATGGCCGACGCCGATTACGGATATGTCGGAGCTGCCGCCGGTAAAATCAGTCTCTACAAAGGCAAAGAGTGTATAGAGAAAAACATACCTGCCGCCGATGCTATCGAACGCCTCGTGGCCTTGATCAAGGAAAACGGCGACTGGACCGATAAAGAAGATTAG
- the ribD gene encoding bifunctional diaminohydroxyphosphoribosylaminopyrimidine deaminase/5-amino-6-(5-phosphoribosylamino)uracil reductase RibD: protein METDEKYMRRALELARHGELDASPNPMVGAVIVDTSGRIIGEGWHRRCGEGHAEVNAVASVKDRDLLKDATMYVTLEPCSHYGKTPPCADMIVENGIPRVVIGTLDPFAKVAGRGVAKLLDAGVEVMTGMLEKECRELNRKFMTAHSLQRPYITLKWAQSADGFIDGHISTPLNSMLVHKLRATHDAILIGSGTALADNPTLTTRFYAGKSPVKVVLDRRKRLPADLRLFSDGDVIVIDGEMTLAEAMHTLYNKGISSVLVEGGAQIMESFAKDNLWDEIRVEVSPEHIEGKIKAPSLPKTDTIPDIRVVDGHKIISYKK from the coding sequence ATGGAGACTGACGAGAAATACATGCGTCGTGCCTTGGAACTGGCACGTCACGGAGAGCTTGATGCCTCACCCAATCCTATGGTCGGAGCTGTGATTGTCGACACTTCAGGCAGGATAATAGGGGAGGGCTGGCACCGCCGTTGCGGCGAAGGCCATGCCGAGGTCAATGCTGTGGCTTCGGTCAAAGACCGGGATTTGCTTAAAGATGCGACGATGTATGTCACCCTTGAACCGTGTTCCCATTACGGGAAAACACCTCCATGTGCCGATATGATTGTCGAAAATGGGATTCCGCGTGTCGTAATAGGCACACTCGATCCCTTCGCTAAAGTGGCTGGACGCGGAGTGGCCAAGCTTCTTGATGCCGGAGTCGAGGTGATGACCGGTATGCTTGAGAAAGAGTGCCGGGAGCTTAACCGCAAGTTTATGACCGCTCATAGCCTACAGCGCCCTTACATCACTTTGAAATGGGCACAGAGCGCCGACGGATTTATCGACGGACACATCTCCACGCCTCTTAATTCAATGCTTGTCCATAAGCTGCGTGCCACGCACGACGCAATTCTTATCGGCAGCGGGACTGCGCTTGCCGACAATCCGACACTGACAACCCGTTTCTATGCAGGAAAATCGCCTGTCAAAGTCGTGCTTGACCGCAGAAAGCGTCTTCCGGCAGACCTGCGGCTGTTTTCCGACGGCGATGTCATTGTGATCGATGGCGAAATGACGCTTGCAGAGGCAATGCACACATTATATAATAAAGGTATAAGTTCTGTGCTGGTCGAGGGTGGAGCGCAGATCATGGAATCGTTTGCCAAAGACAATCTCTGGGACGAAATCAGGGTAGAGGTTTCGCCTGAACATATCGAAGGGAAAATAAAAGCACCGTCACTTCCTAAAACAGACACAATTCCAGATATCCGGGTTGTTGACGGACATAAAATAATCAGTTATAAAAAATGA
- a CDS encoding GNAT family N-acetyltransferase — MKIVEARKEDAPLIARSIMDAVGEEICLGLAGRNHTLEDVKGLFTRLAEREDTQYSYLNTLVAVDDDGKTVGVCVGYDGAKLDELRKPFFEAVRRELGKDMGDVEDETDSSEFYLDTLAVLPAYRGRGIASQLLEASVRRAASTGKPAGLLVDKDNLKARRLYEKVGFTQVGERPFCYVMMDHLQYRGK; from the coding sequence ATGAAAATTGTAGAAGCACGCAAAGAGGATGCACCGCTGATAGCTCGTTCGATAATGGATGCTGTCGGCGAGGAAATCTGTCTGGGTCTCGCAGGCCGGAATCACACTCTTGAAGATGTCAAAGGGCTGTTCACCCGTCTGGCTGAGCGCGAAGACACCCAGTATAGTTATCTCAACACCCTTGTTGCCGTTGACGACGACGGAAAGACAGTCGGGGTGTGCGTCGGTTATGACGGAGCGAAGCTCGATGAACTTCGCAAACCGTTTTTTGAAGCAGTCAGGCGCGAACTTGGCAAGGATATGGGCGATGTCGAAGACGAGACGGATTCTTCGGAATTCTATCTCGACACTCTTGCAGTCCTGCCTGCATATCGAGGCCGTGGCATCGCATCGCAGTTGCTGGAGGCGTCTGTCCGCCGGGCAGCGTCGACAGGGAAACCCGCCGGGCTGCTTGTCGACAAGGATAATCTAAAGGCTCGCCGTCTTTATGAAAAGGTTGGTTTCACGCAGGTCGGAGAACGTCCGTTCTGCTATGTTATGATGGATCATCTGCAGTATAGAGGCAAATGA
- the dacB gene encoding D-alanyl-D-alanine carboxypeptidase/D-alanyl-D-alanine endopeptidase — translation MKTILKIRAVIALTFIACSALAYAFPLNVHGLDTLNTAILIRDLRFGHDIVSANIDRSLIPASVMKSVTVASMLNLADPQERFATPVVATGKIRNGVLEGNLVVKVCGDPTIESQFLPETQGFADSIAAAVRRMDITKIRGNVLIDESDFPDATTPPGWMDEDIPWYYGARLQGANFRDNRFRLRYPSKKTEPFVPDLKFSVIKGKGSKIDRKDGSETFLVRGTRAINDIFSMPYPRKAMSYEIVSTLKRAGVEVAGQSVKPSDEETEIYVHHSSPFGEIMQSLMFRSDNLMAEGMLRALTPGGTRADAIMEEQAVWSMAGISAHGINIVDGSGLSRDNRLTARFLGDVYTYMATDSFSNDYLTLFPKAGFDGTMKNFLVSTPLSGRVAMKTGSMKGVQSYGGYLFDENGYPTHVIVFMVNNFRCSRAALKKDIERLLLEKFNVSLQIENPIDADDQENNDEQRLDRAT, via the coding sequence ATGAAAACCATACTTAAAATCAGGGCGGTGATTGCGCTGACATTCATCGCCTGCTCTGCCTTGGCCTATGCCTTCCCGCTTAACGTACATGGTCTCGACACTCTGAACACTGCAATCCTTATACGCGATCTCCGTTTTGGCCATGACATTGTGTCGGCCAATATTGACCGCTCATTGATTCCGGCTTCCGTCATGAAATCGGTGACCGTAGCCTCGATGCTCAATCTTGCGGACCCGCAGGAGCGCTTCGCCACTCCTGTAGTCGCCACAGGGAAAATACGCAACGGTGTGCTCGAGGGAAATCTTGTGGTTAAGGTGTGTGGCGATCCTACAATCGAATCCCAGTTTCTTCCCGAGACACAGGGCTTTGCCGACAGTATCGCTGCTGCCGTGCGTCGTATGGACATCACTAAAATCCGAGGAAATGTACTGATTGACGAATCCGACTTTCCCGACGCGACCACTCCTCCCGGCTGGATGGACGAGGATATACCTTGGTATTACGGCGCTCGCCTTCAGGGTGCGAATTTCCGCGACAACCGTTTCCGTCTCCGCTATCCGTCAAAAAAGACTGAGCCGTTTGTCCCGGATTTGAAATTCAGTGTTATCAAAGGCAAGGGGAGCAAGATTGACCGCAAGGACGGTTCAGAAACTTTCCTTGTGAGAGGTACTCGTGCAATCAACGACATTTTCTCTATGCCTTATCCGCGCAAGGCCATGAGCTATGAGATCGTATCGACACTCAAACGGGCCGGGGTCGAGGTGGCCGGGCAAAGTGTAAAGCCTTCGGATGAGGAGACTGAAATTTACGTCCACCATTCATCTCCGTTCGGGGAAATCATGCAGAGTCTCATGTTTCGTTCCGACAATCTTATGGCCGAAGGCATGCTCCGGGCTCTCACGCCGGGTGGCACCCGTGCCGATGCGATAATGGAGGAACAGGCTGTGTGGTCAATGGCCGGGATAAGCGCTCATGGCATAAATATCGTGGATGGCAGCGGTCTTTCACGCGACAACCGCCTGACGGCGAGATTTCTTGGAGATGTCTACACTTATATGGCCACAGATTCGTTTTCGAACGATTATCTGACACTTTTTCCGAAAGCCGGTTTTGACGGAACGATGAAAAATTTTCTTGTCTCCACGCCGTTGTCAGGACGTGTCGCAATGAAAACCGGCTCGATGAAAGGTGTGCAGAGCTATGGAGGCTACCTTTTTGATGAAAACGGCTATCCGACACATGTAATCGTGTTTATGGTCAACAATTTCAGATGTAGCCGTGCTGCCTTGAAAAAAGATATTGAACGTTTGTTATTAGAAAAATTTAATGTAAGTTTGCAGATTGAAAACCCAATAGATGCAGACGACCAAGAAAACAATGATGAACAAAGACTTGACCGGGCTACTTAA
- the rsmI gene encoding 16S rRNA (cytidine(1402)-2'-O)-methyltransferase, whose protein sequence is MGKLYIVPTPVGNMADMTPRAVEVLKSCDRIYAEDTRTSGVLLRHFDISTPCSSHHKFNEHSTVRPIIEQLMAGENVALISDAGTPGISDPGFLLTRECRREGIEVETLPGPTAFVPALVNSGLPTDRFTFEGFLPPKKGRQTRIERIAASDCTSIVYESPLRLVKTLEQFAEACGRDRAASVSREISKLHNTTVNGTLGELVEYFGQNLPRGEIVIVIGAQESAGPKVHKNKYKDA, encoded by the coding sequence ATGGGTAAATTATATATAGTACCGACACCTGTAGGAAATATGGCCGACATGACTCCGCGCGCCGTCGAAGTGCTGAAGTCATGTGACCGCATATATGCCGAGGACACACGCACATCGGGTGTGTTGCTACGTCATTTTGACATATCGACCCCGTGTTCGAGTCATCACAAGTTTAACGAGCACTCTACTGTACGTCCGATTATCGAACAGCTCATGGCCGGCGAGAACGTGGCGCTGATATCCGATGCCGGCACTCCCGGCATCAGTGATCCCGGTTTTCTCCTGACACGCGAGTGTCGGCGAGAGGGAATCGAGGTCGAGACCCTTCCCGGGCCGACAGCCTTTGTCCCGGCTCTTGTCAATTCGGGTCTCCCGACTGACCGATTCACCTTCGAAGGCTTCCTGCCACCGAAAAAAGGCCGGCAGACGCGCATAGAGAGAATCGCTGCCAGTGACTGCACTTCGATTGTCTACGAATCGCCGCTGCGTCTCGTTAAGACACTGGAACAGTTTGCCGAGGCTTGCGGACGCGACAGGGCTGCATCCGTGTCGCGTGAGATTTCAAAACTCCACAACACTACGGTCAATGGAACATTGGGAGAACTCGTGGAATATTTTGGACAAAACCTTCCGCGAGGAGAAATTGTTATAGTGATAGGCGCTCAGGAAAGCGCAGGACCGAAAGTCCATAAAAACAAGTATAAAGACGCATAA
- a CDS encoding Cbp1 family collagen-binding glycoprotein adhesin, which translates to MKKIATLAVIATAILSSCNGGKLREAEAQNEQLKGDLRETLATQDSLLVLVNDISDGMSQIKDLEKIIATPGSLGESDSRKEQIKNDMIAIQQALQERRQRLEELEKKLAAAGGESSTLKRTVSNLKAQIAEQQTEIATLTNQLASANIKIEELSAQVTSLDAANDSLNIGLNAEREQKQAAEEAATAADKELNAVYYAIGTGKELKEKKILESGFLRKTKVMKGDFDMSYFTTADRRELTQIPTHSKKAKIMTSQPKDSYTIVDENGQKVVKITNPEKFWQLSNFLVIEVD; encoded by the coding sequence ATGAAAAAGATCGCGACATTGGCAGTCATCGCAACTGCAATCCTCTCTTCATGTAATGGAGGTAAACTCCGAGAAGCAGAAGCTCAGAACGAACAACTCAAAGGCGACCTTCGTGAGACACTCGCCACTCAAGACAGTCTTCTCGTGCTTGTGAATGATATTTCCGACGGGATGTCACAGATCAAGGATCTGGAAAAAATCATCGCCACCCCCGGTTCGCTCGGGGAGTCAGACTCACGAAAGGAGCAGATCAAGAACGATATGATTGCCATCCAGCAGGCGCTTCAGGAACGCCGTCAGCGTCTTGAAGAGCTGGAAAAGAAGCTTGCGGCAGCCGGTGGCGAAAGCTCTACGCTCAAGCGCACCGTCTCGAATCTCAAGGCTCAGATTGCAGAGCAGCAGACAGAAATCGCTACATTGACCAATCAGCTTGCAAGCGCCAACATCAAGATTGAGGAACTCAGCGCGCAGGTGACAAGTCTTGATGCCGCCAACGATTCGCTCAACATCGGTCTCAATGCGGAGCGTGAGCAGAAGCAGGCTGCCGAAGAGGCCGCTACTGCCGCTGACAAGGAACTAAATGCCGTATACTATGCCATCGGTACAGGAAAGGAACTGAAGGAAAAGAAGATTCTTGAATCAGGGTTCCTCCGCAAGACCAAGGTTATGAAGGGAGATTTCGATATGAGTTACTTCACCACTGCAGACCGCCGTGAACTGACTCAGATTCCGACTCACAGCAAGAAGGCAAAAATTATGACTTCGCAGCCCAAGGATTCATATACGATTGTTGACGAAAACGGCCAGAAGGTTGTAAAAATCACCAATCCCGAGAAGTTCTGGCAGCTCTCAAACTTCCTTGTGATTGAAGTCGACTGA